AGAGAATGTAGCAGCAGCCCCCGTGAACAAGGAAAGATCAAGATGCAGCAGAGCAGATCACCAGTGCAATAATCTTCCATTAGCAGATAGCCAATTAAAACCAGGGAGGCAGAACCACCAGTTACGATAGCAAAACACTGGAGATAGAGGACATGCCAGTAACATTGCCACATATCCCGCCAGATCACCAGTAAATCAGAGAAGCAAATCAGctgactgagagctctttctagGAAAAAATTCGCCAGAAGCTTTCATAGAAACTTGAGCAACAGAGGAAACCTTGTTACAGCAGTGACCAAGCACACAGCTCTGGACCATCCAAGGCAACAACAGGATGAGAAGACTTAAGACTCCAGACATCACAGAGAACAGACACAATTCATCCTACATCGAGAGAGAAGTGATTTTGTTCATAAAAGTGAACAATCATGTAGAATATTACTTGGAATTTGTGGAAAATAACATCCACCGGATGTCAAGTATTGTCAAAGATCCTCTTGTTCCTCTCCTCCCAAATCAAATAGACGACAATACCCAGAGATACTCTTCTCATTCTAGCTTCAAGGAccttttttcttgagattaatcCCTTAAGGGCACTGTTCAGAGTGGACATACTCCTTGTTATTCTTAGCCAAGTCTTTATTCCCATAACAGAGAGGTCTCATGACAAGCAAAGAATAAGTGGTTGTGAGTCTCCTCCCCCTGCCTACAAAACACACACAGAACATCTGGTGGAATAATTCGGAGTCTATCTCTAGTTTTCAGAGAGGTATATTAGCTTCTTGATTCAAGGGAAGATGGTCCTTCTTATTAATTGCCCCCTCCATCATCTCCAGAGATATGCTTATTTATCTGTTTTGAATTCAAGAAACAAGAAGTCGATTTTCAAACTTGAAAAACTTGTACATGACGATAACACTTTCACAGACGACCTGCCAAAAATTCTGCAGGATAGAATAGACATGTATCATtgtaaaacttttttatatatatgaagcAAGTACACAAATTTGTTTATTAGATCATATTGAACACGTTACAAGATCATTGTCtgggttagcccagttaatgtTTAATCCTTGACTCTCTTCCAACTGGATGATCTGGTCAGATTTTCAATCATTGGTCATGTTTGTATGATAAAGAAAGTAGGAACGAGTTTTTCAAAAGAACCACCACATTAAGAACACAACTGAGTCAGCTAACAACAAAACTGCGACCCTCCCTTCCCCCAGCCACACGAACACACAAAAAAGGACCaaactgtttcttttttattttgttttacgaAAATGAGACTTACATCCTTCAATTCGAAGTTGTTGCCAAACTATAAGCAGGGATTTTAGCTAGCGTTCGCTGCTTCATGATCAATCTAACTCTCTCAACCTCTAGCCACAAGCCTCTGCTAGCATATATATTGGATAAAACCACATACACCCCATCATTCCAAGGTTCCAAGTCTAGTAAATGCTTTGCCACCCACTCTCCCATCTGCACATTTGAATATTTCTCACAGGCGCTCAACAAACACCCCCATATTACCACATTTGCCTTCATTGGCATCCCCTCAACAATCTCCCTAGCTTCTTTCAGCAACCCTGCTCGGCCAAGCAGATCCACCAGGCAACCATAATGCTGCAATTGGGGCATTATTCCATAATCATTCctcatcatatcaaaataatgtcTTCCCTCTTGCACCTGACCACCATGCCCACATGCACTTAGTACCCCAATAAAAGTCACATGGTTAGGCCTCACACCGGCATCTCTCATGCAACTAAAACATTCAATAGCTTCATTGGCTCGCCCATGCATCGCATAACCGACTATCATCGAAGTCCAAGATGACACGTTTCTTTGGTCCATCCTTGAAAATACCATATAAGCCAAGTCCATTCTACCACACTTCCCATACATGTCAATGAGTGAATTCAACATCAACATATCAGGTTTTACAAAACTTTTGGCCTGAAAAACATACTTGTGCAATTGAAGGGCCAAGTGCAAATCCCCTAATATCCCACAAGCTGAAGTCACACTAACCATGGTCACATCATCGGGCTTGAACCCGCAACTTCTCATCTCGATAAACATCTCGATTACTTCCTTTGCACGCCCACCTTGACAAAGACCTCCAATAATAGCATTCCAAGAACCCAACTTTCTCTCAAGATTTTCCTCAAACACTTTATATGCATCCCCAAAATCTCCAGATTTTGAGTACAAACTAATGAAACCACTCTCACAATATTCGTTCAACTCAAGGCCAAGCCTTATCGCAATGGAATGAAGCTGCCTACCAAGCTCCATAGAAAAACACTGGCATGCGGCTTTCAAGACAATAGGAAGCGTATAATTATCAGGGGAGATGCCAGCAAGGGACATGGATACATAGATTTGTAGCGCTTTGTTAGGAGCACCAAGTCTAGTATAACATCTTATTAAGTTGTTCCAATGAAATGGGGCAGTGCAAACGTCTAGAACGTGGGTGCGGATAACATGGGCATAAGTTTGGTTCAATTCTTGTAAACTGGTGCAGTTAGATAATTGGGTTGCTATAGTTTTAGATGGGTCTTGGTTTGAATGATGTGAAGATGGTGGTTGCTTTGTTGGAAACTGAGAGTCAAAATGCGTGGGTTTTGGAGCAAGACTGTAATGGAGATGTTTGAATGCATGGGGTTTACTAAGGCCGAGTAGGCGACGGTGAAAGAAGTTCATGCACATTTGTCAAGGAAGGACCAGGGAAGTGggaagaataaataaaataaggtttgcatttccttccttctttataaacaaaatcaacattttttttatattttatttttaaaaaataaactaaattattattctGATCGtcgaattaaatttttttaaaagaaaaaatatatataggtattattgatctattttttaatataaaaatttaaattatatgaggATTAACTTGATGtgacttaattaatttgataaatttaaaaataacatgagcaaccgataaaaatatagttcgacaaaaataaagatgatatttatttttaaatattaaaacaacaacatattaaattgactttGATCAACTTAGGTACCTGTCTTATCTAGGTTATGAGATCTCGATAACCTTATAGtaagcaaatatttttttttaattaaaagcaattcttaattaactcaatgttgaatgatgaaattgaaaataaaatttaactaaaaagaatcaagtcaacttgggttaacctatGAAACCTGGGTTATATAACCAAAATAacattatagaaagcaaatcaaaacaaattatgtagctcaattatcaatcaacctgatgttgaaagttgaaattaaaaatgaacataaaaaatcacTCGAGTCAACCAAtcaatgttgaagaattaaaataaaaaaaataaaaatttaacctaaattaaccaggattaacctatcaaatccggatgaaaagaataaaataatgataggTAACAATTAAAGctataaaaataagttgataTTTTGGGTGAGATAGACACAattttggaatatattttttgtccttttcttaTTCATTGAAAGAGTTTAAATACATGTAACCATTCTCCCTAGACTTATGACTAACGTGCATAACTGAAATTAAATGATGGAAGCAGAAATAACCAACTTTGGAGACAAACAGGACTCCACTAACAATAAGATCATGGAAGTAGAAATAACCAACTTTGCAGAAGACTCCACTAACAAATGCCAACTGGACTTCTTCTCTGAATGTTACAGCCTAGGACTTAGTCCAAGTATTTTTGAGATGGCCAAGAAACATGCTGAGATCTTCGTGGTTTATCATTACCCCTCACTTGTACGGGAACCTTGTCCTTAAGGTTCAATTCAAGAAACTTTTCCTGCAATTCAGCTGCATTCTCCCAAGTGGCCTCTTCATTAGGAAGGTGTTTCCATTTTACCAAGCTTTCGGCAAAACATTTCCTCCCTGTTTTAATCCAGCGAGTATCTATGATTGCTTTAGGTTCTATGATGATGGCACCATCATCGTTGAGAGGTGGCAAAGTAGGACAACTTGTACTGGAATCACCAATCTTCtttttcaacaaagaaaaatggaatACCGGATGGATGCGAAAACCTGCAAGAAGCTGGAGTTAATATACTACCTCGCCGATGCGTTTTTCAATTGGAAAGGGCCCATAAAACCTATGAGCTAGTTTCTGAGATGCTCGTTTGAACAAGGTGTGTTGATGATAAGGGTGTAGTTTAAGGAAAACAAGGTTGCCATCATTGAATTCGATGTCACATCGGTGTGAATCGGCCAGTTGTTTCATCCGGTTGGAAGCTTAATGTAACTTGAGCTTGAGCTGTTTGAGAATGTCATTGCGTGATGCCAAGTTCTGGTCGACCTCATTAGCAGGAGAAAAGCCCAACTAATAGTGTAGAATCATAAGTGGAGATCGACCATACAGAGCTTGAAAAGGTGACATGCCGGTCGAAGCATGATAGGCTGTATTATACCAAAATTCTGCCCAGAGAAGAAGAGAGTACCATCTCCTTGGTTGCTGGTGAACCAAGCAACGCAAATATTGCTCTACACAGCGATTGATGACTTCGGTTTGACCATCCATTTGTGGATGGTATGCCAAGCTCATCTTCAATTGTGTGCCTGACAGTTTAAAGAATTCACACCAAAAATTGCTTATAAAAATAGGATCACGGTTACTGATGATGGAGCTGGGCATGCCGTGTAATTTGATGACGCCTTCGACAAATTTCTCGGCTACTATCTTAGCAATAAAAAGGTGAGTCAAAGACAAGAAGTGAGCGGATTTGCTAAGGAGATCGACAACTACAAGGATTGTGTTCTTACCTTGGGATGGAGGCAGTCCTTCAATGAAATCCATGGTGATGTCGTCCTATACTGGACAAGGAATAGACAGTGACTGTAGGAGACCAACAAGGGATAATGTGGAAGCTTTAACCCGTTGACAAACATTACAAGAGGAGACGTATTCATGCACCATGCGATACATGGATGCCAATAAAATTATTGGGCAATACGTTATTATGTGTGCAGCACTCCGAAGTGGCCACCAAGAGGAGAGTCATGGAACTCACGCAGTAATTGGTTGGGAATGTGCTACTTGGGGAGGCACCACTACCCGATTCTTGTATAATATCAACCCattacactaccagaaaaccggagaaaaccaacggaattaccaatgaaaaaattttatccgtaataattaccgacggacataATTCCATCtcaaaatctgtcggtatataccgacggccTAAATTCATCGGCGAaacggtcggtatataccgaccgttTCGCCGACGGGGTATACAGTTTGTCTAGAAATATGCAACTGCGTGGTGACGTCAGAcaattttaccgatggaattaccgagggattcaaactgagatagccgTACAGTGATGTGGCACTGTCACCGATGGAATCACTGACGGaagtaatccgtcggtgattccatcggaaaaaaccattatataccCACCGatctgccgacactctctttctctgtttctccttcttctttcccatcccacctctccccttcCAAACTGCAGCTCCCCTCCTAAACTgcagccaaacacccatcccaactctccactattctcaacacgagcactcaagtttcttatatcttgtacgtggtcacaatatctgtttcttgtagattttattatttttttgtaagtaaatctatcctttttagttttaatattcaattgtgaattttattgttttagtatatgtattttgttaacgtttgtacttgtttaattgttatttgtcaaagaaacttgtagtatgaatgtataattttgtagttgttatagtttgttttagattttgtcaaattctattttttttgtaaattgttgaaattttgtttgaattacactgaattaaatgtgtcgttgatgaaataaataattaatagcttgtttaacgagttttgtttaattgttatcaattctatttcgaagttgtgatttctgtaaatttgtatatgtataaatttgtatgtatgaacgttgatagttgataattgataatgaatatttaacataagtgttgttttagtttgttggataatgtcggggaaaaccaatatttttgttatgttttatagaggttcaatagaagtcatggatgatcgttcatggatgtatcggaactcaccccaaggattgcggaggatggattattgtaacggtgtccagggttttattaatttcacaacatctattccgaggaattttactgatggcggtattaggtgtccatgcaggaagtgtaaaaatttaaagtttctgcatcaagatgttgtaacgatgcatcttctaaccaaagggttcgtggaagattacctgtgttggtatgctcacggagaactatttgttcctgatgagagcatggaagaacaggtggttgggtcaacttctagtgctagcaacatgcatgaagttggaaatgagaacagtaatccttacaagaatatagttatggatgcaatgagaatgagtgaaggtaatgtcagggaatgtccaatcgtagaagaagaacctaatgcagatgcagcaaggttttttgatatgttgagagattctgacgaaccattatgggatggctgcacgaaccacagtaaattatcagccgtagcacaggttgtcaccatcaagtcagatcacgggttgagtgaggccggttaagattattgaatgggggagaagcattttaccttaagggaacaggctgaaagagaacttctatgctacCAAGTCCATGAtaaaacccctcggtttaggataccagaaaattgatatatgcactaacttctgcatgttatactaccttgaaaatgctgagatgactgagtgcatgacatgcaagcattcccgttacaaacccaaaactggtagagggaagactctcgtgacatataaaaaacttagatacttcccaatcacacatAGActacagaggttattcatgtcaccaaggactgctgagcacatgacattgcaccaatcacaccatgcggttgatggagtgatggttcatccttctaaCGGTGAAGcttggaaacactttaacagtatgcatcctcacttttcagctgaatcaaggaacgtgcgtcttgggttgtgtacagacggattcaacccattcgggtcatttgctgctccttattcttgttggccgatcatactgacggtttataacttgccaccgaggatgtgtatgaggctggagttcatgtttttatctatggtcataccaggtccaaGCAGTCCGggtcggaatatagatgtttgtctttgtccgttgattgatgagttgacgcagttgtggtcctctagagctttgacttatgacatctcgaggaaacaaaattttgttatgagagcggctttgatgtggactatcaatgatttcccagcttatggaatggtttctgatTGGagcatggatggaaagctggcatgtccatactgtatggagaacaacaaggcattcacgctaacaaacgggggtaaagcttcttttttttactgtcactgtcatttcttgccacataaccacaggtacagaaagaacagaaaggatttttttattggcagagttgaaaatgatgttgcaccctCGCGTCTTTtcggtgaagaattgtttgatgttgtgtcagagtacggtgaaattgtgtttggtctccaattaggtaagcagaagtttcttggttttggtttgacccataattggctGAAGCGAAGTatgttttgggagcttccttattggaagaccaatcttctccgccataaccttgacgtcatgcacattgaaaagaacgtgtttgagaacattttcaacaccgtcatggatgtgaaggggaagacaaaggacaacataaAGGCTAAATTGGATGTAGCGTTGTTctataaccataaaaatatggagttggtttgtgatgggtcacgggtcgcataatttatgaacaactaataaaTGAACAATGGGTCACGggtacttataacataatttatgaacaactaattaatattactacttttatttaatttcaggttcacaaacattgaggctgcaaggactgtaacattggcgtttaaatcgtcgatggagatgtcattgtttcaatggagccaggtttccagacatcctgagtggaaacctaatatcgatgcatggtttaagcgatttcaggtcggtgtaaatttttaatttccagcttatttttaataaatgatttttataattttatatcttgtattatttttattttatatgaattatttatatacacagaagaatgttgtgaggagggtatggaaGAATCACGtgacaactaggtaacatcgaaaataatatttatttttgttttataattttatgttttaaattctaatttgttactatggaagtaggttgcgtgatttttggtatgacacccaaaaaaaatcaaaaagacatgcgagggataacggtcttgaaggatggaatgaggtggcagTTTGGtaggaattcaaaccgccattcatctcggaggaaatatggacggcatatattgagcacgtgacctcagagcgaatctcacgacgctcacagtctgGTGCCGACAACTGAAACCGGCAAATTCATGGTtgggtgaccacgcacactggcggatccgtcccattcagcgcacatgcaaaacggatggtaagattaattttaatgaaatatatcgttaattaatttgtcgttccttataatatatttaactttcaacctattttttccttacaggctgcgtctcttggacgtgaaccgagtccaatggagctgtttgtagagacgcatgtgcagagtcaagaccgccaaaagagGGTGCAGCAGTTCGTGGGTAACTGTGCTtagcacttcgtggtatgttcattcattcattttattttgtaagttattaatttcttgaattgcattagatgatttttttaccgacagaattttcaggagacctataatagccggttgagggagagatatggggacaatccgtcgacctatccagatttcgatccagatttgtggatggaggtgggATTGTCTaatggacccgataaaaatcgggtctacgggctctccaacactacagcTGAAATATTGTGTTCGGCTagtagtgtctcaactgttggaagctctccatcaatatcgaacacccagtctgaggagttcattgtgttgaaacaacaatatcaacaactctcgacgaattatgatgagctccgtcaaatagtcatggagatgagatcaaagatgggtgacgatacttgtgcagtttctttttggccgtatggtcccggaaacaaccagcctcctcctcctcctcctcctcctccagctccgccgctattctagtttaattttgttttttaaacacattaaatttgtaatgaatattatttaacattacttttatatttttaatgtttaatccatttttatttgtttattaaggttttttactattaataaattattttttatatatattttaaatacataccgacggatattatccgtcggtatttcacagagagttgccaaacaattaccagtcatgccataattaccgatggaatctatccgtcggtgattaaatacagacggatataccgacggataatatccgtcggtatttcacagagagttgccaaacaattaccagccatgcGATAATTACCGATGGCGCGCGCGTATCAGTCTGTAAGACCGTCggtgggtgttttttttatttgcgacagacTTAGCGATGAAAATTTGAGTTACCAACGACTGGTATATCGACGGACGTGTTCCATCGGTGAGGCCGTCAGTAATtatttcaccgacggatttcatTCCTTTCACCGATGGAAGTAGTCCGTCAGTAAAACTATTTAATGGTGTAGTGTTACACTTTGTGTATGGGTGGCCAGGTTTGGTAGCAGCCAACTTGCCAATGCGATCCGTGTAAGTATTGCCCTCAGTTGTTGTCTTTATTTCCTCCCAGATTTGAGCCTGCGAAGCAAACAAAGCATTAAGAATTAGGGAGCCTGTCACACGTGAAAGGGCATCAGCTGCTGAATTTTCTCTACCAGGCTTATAAAGTATCTCATAATCATATCCAAGCAGTTTCACGACCCATTTTTGCTGCTCTAGTGTGACCATACGCTGCTCGAGTAAATATTTGAACTCCGTTTTTCAGTTTGGATGTAGAATTTATGCCCAATAAGATAAGGTCACCAAGTTTGTGTGGTATGAATGATTGCAAACATCTCTTTGGCGTATGTGGACCTTGATAATTTGGATACTCCTAAGGCTCGACTCATAAAGGCAATGGGCTTTCGTTGCTGCGTAAGCATAGCTCCAATCCCTTCCCCGAAAGCATTGGATTCGACAGTGAATGGTTGCTGAAAATTTGGCATGGCAAGGGTGGGAGTGGTAGTCATAGCTTGCTTGAATAGCTTGAAGGAGTTTTCAGCTTTTGCAGTCCACCCAAATTGGCCTTTAAGAGATTAGTGAGCGGGCAGGCGAAGATGTCATACTTACGAACAAACTTCCGATAATAACCTATAAGACCTAGAAATCCATGTAAAGAAACATTAGTAGGCCGAGGCTAATCAAGCATGCCTTTATTTTGTGTTGGTCCACTTTGACCCATGAATAGTGACAATATGTCCTAAATATTCTAATTCTTATTGCccaaatgtatatttttttggtttaaaaaaaagtgtgatGCGTCTAAATCTCAAAAGCTTTCTTAACATGTTCAAGATACATGTTTCAATTGGagctataaattaaaatattatcaaaaaatactaGAATGAATTTACAGAGGTGATGATGAAATATAGAATTCATAATGGTTTGAAAAATGGATGAGACATTACAAAGGCTAAATGGCATAATAAGATATTAGTAATGATCGTTGTGAGTACGAAAGATAGTTTTATGAATATCAGAGGGATTTACGTGTACCTGATGATAGTCAGCTTTTAGATCTAGCTTGTTAAAATAAGATGCCCCGGGAATTTCATCAAGCATATCATCGACAAATGGAATAGGAAATCGATATTTGATGGTAACAGAATTAAGGGCTTTAAGTCGATATAAAAACACCATGTATCgtctttttttaacaagcaaaacaaaagatgaaaagGCTTGTACTTGGTCGATTTAACCCTAATTTTAACATGTCAAgaacttgtttttcaattttagcttTTTGAAAATAGGCATACCTGTTGGGCGTACGTTGATTGGCCTCGTTCCGTCTTAGAGTGGAATATAATGGTCAATGTCGCATGCTGGTGGTAATTGTTGTCATTCTTCAAAAATAGCAGCAAAGGCCTCAAGTAATGCTTGCATGTCTGGCTGGATGTTCTGTTATGGTGTCTCTGGTAGTTGTAAGCAGATTGCAAAAATGGAGTTGTTGTGGACCTCATATCCTTCTCCATTGCTTCTAGCGATGCTTGTTGTATGATTCGAGTGTTGGTTCCCCATAACAATTGAGGTCTGTTGGCCCATTGAAACTCCATTATCATATTTCCAATCACAAACAACCGATCCTAGTTGCTCCAGCCATTGAACACCCAAGATCACATCTAAACCAGTTAGTGGTAAAGAGtaaagagtaaaaaataatggaaaaagGGATACCCTGTAGAAGAATGTGGATGTTGTCGATCAAATCTCCCTTGGCATTTTAATGGTTGTCCATTTGCAACTCATACATGAAGGGTTCAGTGGGCACCACGGGTAGATGCAGCAAAGATGCCACCTTGTCACTGATGAAATTATATGCAGAGCCGCTGTCGATGAGTACCACAACTTCTCAAGTCTTGATCTTAGCAGTAACACATGTATTTTGCAGTTGTCCATCCAATTAAAGCATGCAGTGAAATTTCAGGATCAGAAAAAAGGTCGGTTTTGGCCTCGTTATTGTCTTCTTCATATTCATCATTGATGTTATCTTTCAATAGAAGAAGTTGCGACCCTCTGCATCTATGACCTGAAGTGAATTTGTCACCATAATTGAAACAAAGTCCCTGTGCACGTCTCCGTTGCATCTCATCCTAAGATAGCATCTTGACAGGTAAGGCTTTTGTTGTTATTGGTAGAGCCAATGGGGTGCGAGTATGAAGTGATGGGCGTGATATCCTCCTTTGTCGTTGTATTTGTTCGTTTTTCATACGTGCCAAGCTTGTTGTTTCCTTGAAGGTTTTAGGCTTGAACATACGAATTGCTTCAGAAATTTCTGACCTCAACCCACCCATGAATGATCTTACGAGTGCCTTTTGTGACCAACCGTGAACCCTATAACCCAACCTCTCAAACCCCTTTTGGTAATCACGAAGGGATCCGACCTGTCAAACTTTGGATAGAGCTTCATAAAAGTCTTCACACTCTATTGGTCCAAAACAAGCCCATAGTTCCTCGGTTGCGATGTCGTActcacataaattaat
The Populus nigra chromosome 3, ddPopNigr1.1, whole genome shotgun sequence genome window above contains:
- the LOC133689049 gene encoding pentatricopeptide repeat-containing protein At1g77170, mitochondrial, giving the protein MCMNFFHRRLLGLSKPHAFKHLHYSLAPKPTHFDSQFPTKQPPSSHHSNQDPSKTIATQLSNCTSLQELNQTYAHVIRTHVLDVCTAPFHWNNLIRCYTRLGAPNKALQIYVSMSLAGISPDNYTLPIVLKAACQCFSMELGRQLHSIAIRLGLELNEYCESGFISLYSKSGDFGDAYKVFEENLERKLGSWNAIIGGLCQGGRAKEVIEMFIEMRSCGFKPDDVTMVSVTSACGILGDLHLALQLHKYVFQAKSFVKPDMLMLNSLIDMYGKCGRMDLAYMVFSRMDQRNVSSWTSMIVGYAMHGRANEAIECFSCMRDAGVRPNHVTFIGVLSACGHGGQVQEGRHYFDMMRNDYGIMPQLQHYGCLVDLLGRAGLLKEAREIVEGMPMKANVVIWGCLLSACEKYSNVQMGEWVAKHLLDLEPWNDGVYVVLSNIYASRGLWLEVERVRLIMKQRTLAKIPAYSLATTSN